Proteins encoded in a region of the Rhodococcus sp. SBT000017 genome:
- the mmsB gene encoding multiple monosaccharide ABC transporter permease, with product MNQLITVRGLLTRNLRQSGIFIAFALIILLFTVLTGGQLLVPQNISNMVVQNSYILILAIGMVVIIIAGHIDLSVGSVVAATGAISGVLMVQQNVPWPLAVLITLIIGGLIGAWQGYWVAYFGIPAFIVTLAGMLIFRAVTLIVLGNQGIGPFPGPVRTLANGFLPGFLGNVGLGPLGGADIFTLLVAILAVAAIVFGQWRSRTGRQKFGQAVDAMPLFLLKMVLAGGLVLAIAVQLARFKNLPYVLILLAVLVMGYSTVAGRTVFGRHVYAIGGNIHAASLSGIKVKPVTFWIFVNMGVLSALAGIIFAGRLNQAGPTAGNGFELDAIAAAFIGGAAVQGGVGRIVGALTGGLIIAVINSGMSLIGSPSERVQLVKGLVLLAAVAFDIWTKRQAASGKGSKGDKATPPSSYLGVPVPAEMFSGTEPGKPAPTTTGSAVTTPT from the coding sequence ATGAATCAGCTCATCACCGTCCGGGGGCTGCTCACGCGAAACCTCCGCCAGAGCGGGATTTTCATCGCGTTCGCGTTGATCATCCTGCTGTTCACCGTTCTCACCGGCGGCCAACTCCTGGTGCCGCAGAACATCAGCAACATGGTGGTGCAGAACTCGTACATCCTCATCCTGGCCATCGGCATGGTCGTGATCATCATCGCGGGCCACATCGACCTGTCCGTCGGATCGGTCGTCGCGGCGACCGGAGCGATCTCCGGTGTGCTGATGGTCCAGCAGAACGTGCCGTGGCCGCTCGCAGTGCTCATCACGCTGATCATCGGCGGTCTGATCGGAGCCTGGCAGGGCTATTGGGTTGCGTACTTCGGCATTCCGGCGTTCATCGTGACCCTGGCAGGCATGCTCATCTTCCGCGCAGTCACCCTCATCGTGCTCGGCAACCAGGGCATCGGACCGTTCCCCGGACCCGTACGAACGCTCGCGAACGGCTTCCTCCCCGGCTTCCTGGGAAATGTGGGTCTCGGGCCGCTCGGCGGTGCGGACATCTTCACCCTGCTCGTCGCGATCCTCGCAGTGGCCGCAATCGTGTTCGGCCAGTGGCGTTCTCGAACGGGACGGCAGAAGTTCGGTCAGGCCGTCGACGCGATGCCGCTGTTCCTGCTCAAGATGGTTTTGGCCGGCGGTCTGGTTCTCGCCATCGCCGTCCAGCTGGCGCGCTTCAAGAACCTGCCGTACGTGCTCATTCTCCTGGCCGTACTGGTGATGGGTTATTCCACGGTGGCAGGTCGGACGGTGTTCGGTCGGCACGTGTATGCCATCGGTGGAAACATTCACGCTGCGTCGCTGTCCGGCATCAAGGTCAAGCCGGTCACCTTCTGGATCTTCGTGAACATGGGCGTGCTGTCCGCACTCGCCGGAATCATCTTCGCCGGCCGCCTCAATCAGGCCGGACCCACCGCGGGCAACGGCTTCGAGCTCGACGCCATTGCCGCAGCCTTCATCGGCGGCGCGGCAGTGCAGGGCGGCGTCGGCCGCATCGTCGGGGCCCTCACCGGCGGACTCATCATTGCCGTGATCAACAGCGGAATGTCGCTCATCGGTTCGCCCAGCGAACGCGTTCAGCTGGTCAAAGGCCTGGTACTCCTCGCCGCGGTGGCGTTCGACATCTGGACCAAGCGCCAAGCAGCGAGCGGAAAGGGCAGCAAGGGCGACAAAGCCACGCCGCCGAGCAGCTATCTGGGGGTGCCCGTGCCTGCCGAGATGTTCTCCGGTACCGAGCCCGGTAAGCCCGCGCCCACCACGACCGGTTCGGCGGTGACCACACCCACGTGA
- a CDS encoding proline dehydrogenase family protein gives MTTLLSNPLRPALLAAARSPKLQATVTRLRATRSLVDRFVAGESEPAAVSAVDALLASGRFVSVDYLGEDTTDRSQARATVDAYLSLIQRFSTRDADATALEISLKLSALGQGIDRSLALENARTICTAAAAAGVWVTVDAEDHTTTDSTLSIVRELRADFPDLGTVLQAYLRRTEADCHDLSGPRSRIRLCKGAYNEPSSVAFQSAREVSDSYLRCLQVLMNGRGYPMVASHDPEMIEAADRLASAAGRSSEEFEFQMLYGIRDPEQRRLVGAGRNVRVYVPYGSQWYGYFMRRLAERPANLMFFARSVLSRT, from the coding sequence ATGACCACTCTGCTGAGCAACCCGCTGCGGCCGGCACTGCTGGCGGCCGCACGTTCGCCGAAACTGCAGGCGACGGTGACACGTCTACGCGCCACCCGGTCCCTCGTCGACCGCTTCGTTGCTGGCGAATCCGAGCCCGCTGCCGTCAGCGCAGTCGACGCCCTGCTGGCGTCGGGCCGGTTCGTCTCGGTGGACTACCTCGGTGAGGACACCACCGACCGAAGCCAGGCGAGAGCAACCGTGGACGCATACCTCTCACTGATACAACGCTTTTCGACGCGAGATGCCGATGCAACCGCACTGGAGATATCGCTCAAGCTGTCCGCGCTCGGCCAGGGAATCGACCGAAGTCTGGCGCTGGAGAACGCACGAACGATCTGCACTGCCGCCGCCGCGGCCGGGGTGTGGGTGACGGTGGACGCCGAGGACCACACCACCACCGATTCGACCCTGTCGATCGTCCGCGAACTGCGCGCGGACTTCCCCGATCTGGGCACCGTGTTGCAGGCGTACCTGCGGCGCACCGAGGCCGACTGCCACGACCTGTCCGGGCCGAGATCTCGTATCCGACTGTGCAAAGGTGCGTACAACGAACCGTCGTCGGTGGCGTTCCAGAGTGCACGGGAGGTCTCCGACTCCTATCTCCGGTGCCTGCAGGTCCTGATGAACGGCCGCGGCTACCCCATGGTGGCCTCGCACGACCCGGAGATGATCGAGGCGGCGGACAGGTTGGCGTCGGCTGCAGGACGGTCGTCCGAGGAGTTCGAGTTCCAGATGCTGTACGGAATCCGCGATCCCGAACAGCGGCGACTCGTGGGCGCCGGGCGCAACGTACGCGTGTACGTCCCGTACGGATCGCAGTGGTACGGCTACTTCATGCGCAGACTGGCCGAGCGTCCGGCGAACCTGATGTTCTTCGCGCGATCGGTGCTCTCGCGCACGTAG
- a CDS encoding CdaR family transcriptional regulator: MANTVSLRSMLTSLHSAVVELVLAPAGTEMAVESVALLDADDLRLPPGTSSDLTLLVGVTEADVVRWFDDLALRPVADRPLAVLTKVAGSTALSHGARETGIALVAVHQQTRWELLLSMMRGVLDQVRAQGPDDGLFGADTDLYELAQTVASLSKGMVSIEDERSHVLAYSASDDAADELRTLSILGREGPADYLRRLHERGVFDRLRRTDDVIDVPADTELGIRRRLAVGIRRISGSPTTLGTIWVQEGAAPLAADADAVLRGASAVAARLITRIANAPTNEALQIQRLLGARGGGVDVPSLASALSIPTSGSAAVVGFAACGEFEITALAPSVRLHASAFRRDSLVTTIGERIYALFPGVASGTGIAAWTADAVGRIETRTSLALRAAVAAPIADLDGVAVARFEVDRVLDGTTGEVRVTTLEESRTSVLLGEILELIANHEQLRDPRIAALDRYDATNDSRMRESLETYLECFGDVRAGAERLHIHPNTLRYRIRRVEQILDLDLTDADARLLVEIQLRI; encoded by the coding sequence ATGGCCAACACGGTGTCGCTGCGTTCGATGCTGACCTCGCTGCACAGCGCCGTCGTCGAACTGGTCCTGGCGCCGGCCGGAACGGAGATGGCAGTCGAGTCCGTCGCGTTGCTCGATGCCGACGACCTGCGGCTGCCTCCGGGAACGTCCTCCGATCTGACGCTGCTGGTGGGCGTGACCGAGGCCGATGTGGTGCGGTGGTTCGACGATCTCGCGTTGCGCCCGGTCGCAGACCGACCGCTCGCGGTGCTGACCAAAGTTGCCGGCTCGACTGCGCTGTCCCACGGTGCGCGGGAGACAGGTATCGCATTGGTTGCGGTGCACCAGCAGACACGGTGGGAGCTGCTGCTGTCGATGATGCGGGGAGTTCTGGATCAGGTTCGCGCCCAGGGCCCGGACGACGGATTGTTCGGAGCCGACACCGACCTCTACGAACTCGCGCAGACGGTGGCGTCACTGTCGAAGGGCATGGTGAGTATCGAGGACGAGCGCTCACATGTGTTGGCGTATTCGGCATCCGACGACGCGGCCGACGAACTGCGGACCCTGTCGATCCTCGGACGCGAAGGGCCGGCCGACTACCTGCGCAGACTGCACGAGCGAGGCGTGTTCGATCGACTCCGCCGCACCGACGACGTGATCGACGTGCCGGCCGATACCGAACTGGGAATTCGTCGACGCCTCGCCGTCGGAATCCGTCGGATATCCGGCAGCCCGACGACTCTCGGGACGATCTGGGTGCAGGAGGGTGCCGCCCCGCTCGCCGCCGACGCCGACGCGGTGCTGCGTGGTGCCTCGGCCGTCGCGGCCCGACTGATCACCCGCATCGCGAACGCCCCGACCAACGAGGCCCTGCAGATTCAGCGCCTGCTCGGGGCCAGGGGCGGCGGTGTCGACGTCCCGTCGCTCGCGTCGGCGCTGTCGATACCCACCTCGGGATCCGCGGCTGTCGTCGGATTCGCTGCCTGCGGGGAGTTCGAGATCACCGCCCTGGCACCGTCTGTTCGACTGCATGCCAGCGCTTTTCGACGAGACTCGTTGGTCACCACCATCGGTGAGAGAATCTACGCACTGTTTCCAGGGGTGGCGTCGGGCACGGGGATTGCGGCGTGGACCGCCGATGCCGTCGGGCGGATCGAGACGCGTACCTCGCTGGCACTGCGCGCCGCGGTCGCGGCACCGATCGCCGATCTCGACGGGGTGGCGGTGGCCAGATTCGAGGTCGACCGAGTGCTCGACGGCACCACCGGCGAGGTGCGCGTCACGACGCTGGAGGAGTCGAGAACCTCTGTGTTGCTGGGCGAAATCCTCGAACTGATCGCCAATCACGAACAGCTGCGAGACCCGCGGATCGCCGCCCTCGACCGATACGACGCCACGAACGACTCGAGAATGCGCGAGAGTCTCGAGACGTATCTGGAGTGCTTCGGCGACGTTCGGGCCGGTGCCGAGCGACTGCACATCCACCCGAACACCCTGCGCTACCGTATCCGCCGCGTCGAGCAGATCCTGGACCTCGATCTCACCGACGCCGACGCACGCCTCCTGGTCGAGATCCAACTGCGCATATGA
- a CDS encoding STAS domain-containing protein has protein sequence MSVESSGNKVRTTPVTVAEKSVSVAATGAIFTAHDGPDGSLVVAVHGDIDMRSAPMFSDFVCSRVSSKRHVTLDLSDVEFFGIAGLTVFDAVREYTAGIGASWSIVAGRSVSRLIQVADLESTIPTARPSNDQ, from the coding sequence ATGAGTGTTGAATCTTCAGGCAACAAAGTTCGAACCACCCCGGTGACGGTCGCGGAGAAGTCCGTGTCCGTCGCAGCAACCGGAGCAATCTTCACCGCGCACGACGGCCCCGACGGCTCGCTCGTCGTCGCCGTCCACGGCGACATCGACATGCGCAGCGCGCCGATGTTCTCCGATTTCGTCTGCAGCCGCGTGTCCAGCAAACGGCATGTCACCCTCGACCTGTCCGATGTCGAATTCTTCGGCATCGCAGGTCTCACCGTCTTCGATGCAGTCCGTGAGTACACGGCAGGCATCGGTGCATCATGGTCGATCGTCGCAGGACGCTCGGTCTCACGTCTGATCCAGGTCGCCGACCTCGAGTCCACGATTCCGACGGCTCGTCCTTCGAACGACCAGTAA
- a CDS encoding MarR family winged helix-turn-helix transcriptional regulator — MADRNHLESAIAADLRAMSSVSEQIGQVFGALHSLRPNDFRALLHVMVADVEGAPLTAGELGTMLGLSSAAMTYLVERMITSGHIRRESDASDRRKVILRYDEHGMEVARGFFGPLGRRTSTALADLPDADLAAAHRVFEALIGAMREHHADLGNSGRA, encoded by the coding sequence ATGGCCGACCGAAACCACCTCGAATCCGCGATTGCTGCGGATCTACGGGCGATGTCGTCGGTCTCCGAACAGATCGGCCAAGTGTTCGGTGCTCTGCACAGCCTGCGGCCCAACGACTTTCGTGCGCTTCTTCACGTCATGGTTGCCGACGTCGAGGGTGCGCCGCTGACGGCGGGGGAGCTGGGCACGATGCTGGGGCTGTCGTCCGCGGCGATGACCTACCTCGTCGAGCGCATGATCACCTCCGGTCACATCCGCCGCGAATCCGACGCATCCGATCGACGCAAGGTCATTCTGCGATACGACGAGCACGGGATGGAGGTCGCTCGCGGGTTCTTCGGGCCCCTCGGCAGGCGCACGAGCACCGCGTTGGCGGACCTTCCCGATGCCGATCTCGCCGCCGCGCATCGGGTGTTCGAAGCGCTCATCGGAGCCATGCGAGAACACCACGCCGACCTGGGAAACAGCGGTCGAGCGTAG
- a CDS encoding LacI family DNA-binding transcriptional regulator, producing the protein MTPTRGPAMTDVARLAGVSHQTVSRVINGHPNVTEATRTKVDQAISELGYRPNTAARALVTGRSKTIGIVGTGNALYGPVSTLYSVEYAARHAGYSVVVGVPTSFDESAIITCVRRLQKQGVDGVVVIAPLRTDGGDIADLAGELPLVAVEGSPAGDLAVVSVDQIAGARAATAHLLSLGHRAVWHVAGPLGWYEAADRVTGWRMAHEDAGIEPPATLSGDWTAKSGFRAGSELAGNADVTAVFAGNDSMALGVLRALEVHGKRVPEDVSVVGFDDVPDAEFFSPPLTTIRQEFTDVGVRSVEILLDQIDTGNRSTRRSSIEPSLVIRASTGAARA; encoded by the coding sequence ATGACACCGACTCGCGGACCCGCCATGACCGATGTCGCCCGGCTCGCGGGCGTGTCCCATCAGACCGTCTCCCGCGTCATCAACGGTCATCCCAACGTGACCGAAGCGACGAGAACCAAGGTGGATCAAGCGATCTCGGAACTCGGCTACCGGCCGAACACTGCTGCTCGCGCTCTGGTCACCGGCCGCAGCAAGACCATCGGAATCGTGGGAACCGGAAACGCTCTCTACGGTCCGGTGTCGACGCTCTACAGCGTCGAATACGCCGCCCGCCACGCCGGCTACTCCGTGGTGGTCGGCGTCCCCACCTCGTTCGACGAGTCGGCCATCATCACCTGTGTGCGCCGGTTGCAGAAGCAGGGTGTCGACGGCGTCGTCGTCATCGCGCCACTGCGAACCGACGGCGGCGACATCGCCGATCTGGCCGGGGAGCTACCGCTCGTCGCCGTCGAGGGTTCGCCTGCCGGTGATCTGGCCGTCGTCTCGGTGGACCAGATCGCCGGAGCCAGGGCCGCAACCGCGCACCTGCTCTCGCTCGGACACCGCGCCGTGTGGCACGTTGCCGGCCCGCTGGGGTGGTACGAGGCTGCCGACCGCGTCACCGGATGGCGGATGGCCCACGAGGATGCCGGCATAGAACCACCGGCAACTCTCAGCGGCGACTGGACCGCGAAATCGGGATTCCGGGCCGGCAGCGAACTGGCCGGGAACGCCGACGTCACCGCAGTGTTCGCGGGCAACGACTCCATGGCACTCGGGGTGCTACGCGCACTGGAGGTCCACGGCAAGCGAGTACCGGAGGACGTCAGCGTGGTCGGCTTCGACGATGTTCCCGACGCGGAATTCTTCTCGCCGCCGCTGACCACCATCCGCCAGGAATTCACCGACGTCGGCGTACGAAGCGTCGAAATTCTGCTCGACCAGATCGACACCGGAAACCGAAGCACCAGACGTTCGAGCATCGAGCCGAGCCTGGTGATCCGAGCGAGCACCGGTGCCGCACGTGCATAG
- the mmsA gene encoding multiple monosaccharide ABC transporter ATP-binding protein, translating into MTSRILQMHGITKTFPGVKALQDVTLAVERGEIHAICGENGAGKSTLMKVLSGVYPHGTFDGEIVFDGRPCAFSDIRSSEAEGIVIIHQELALSPHLSIAENIFLGNERSRRGFIDWNRTNSEAAALLNRVGLRENPVSVVGDLGVGKQQLVEIAKALSKDVTLLILDEPTAALNDSDSSHLLDLLRGLRDEGITCVIISHKLNEIAAIADRTTIIRDGRTIETLDMRNPEVTEDRIISLMVGRDLEHRFPPHESTVGEEVLRIEDWTVHSPTQHGRTVVDGANLTLRRGEIVGLAGLMGAGRTELAMSVFGRSYGIDISGRLYKYGKEIHVKSVSDAIHHGIAYATEDRKRYGLNLIDDIKRNISTAALDKLVTGGFVDDNQEYKVAEGFRKSMNIKAPNVSAVVGKLSGGNQQKVVLSKWIFSDPDVLILDEPTRGIDVGAKFEIYSIINGLADAGKAVLVISSELPELLGLCDRIYALSAGRITDEVTREDATQESLMHLMTRGTGVLR; encoded by the coding sequence ATGACGAGCCGGATTCTCCAGATGCACGGCATCACCAAGACGTTTCCGGGAGTGAAGGCGCTCCAGGACGTCACGCTCGCCGTGGAGCGCGGCGAGATCCACGCGATCTGCGGTGAGAACGGCGCGGGAAAATCGACCCTCATGAAGGTGCTGTCGGGTGTGTATCCACACGGAACCTTCGACGGCGAGATCGTGTTCGACGGTCGGCCGTGCGCGTTCTCCGACATCAGGAGCAGCGAAGCCGAGGGCATCGTCATCATTCACCAGGAACTCGCGCTGAGTCCGCATCTGTCCATCGCCGAGAACATCTTTCTCGGCAACGAGCGGTCCAGGCGCGGGTTCATCGACTGGAACCGCACCAACTCCGAGGCCGCAGCCCTACTGAACCGGGTAGGGCTGCGGGAGAACCCCGTCTCCGTGGTGGGCGATCTCGGCGTCGGCAAGCAGCAACTCGTCGAGATCGCGAAGGCACTGTCGAAAGACGTGACGCTGCTCATCCTCGACGAACCGACTGCGGCACTGAACGATTCGGATTCTTCTCACCTCCTCGACCTGCTACGCGGTCTGCGAGACGAGGGAATCACATGCGTGATCATCTCGCACAAGCTCAACGAGATCGCCGCCATCGCAGACCGGACGACGATCATTCGCGACGGCAGAACCATCGAGACGTTGGACATGCGCAACCCGGAGGTCACCGAGGATCGCATCATCTCGCTGATGGTCGGCCGCGATCTCGAGCACCGGTTCCCTCCCCACGAATCCACTGTGGGAGAGGAAGTTCTGCGCATCGAGGACTGGACCGTGCACAGCCCCACCCAGCACGGCCGAACCGTCGTCGACGGGGCGAATCTGACGCTGCGCCGTGGTGAGATCGTCGGCCTGGCCGGGTTGATGGGTGCCGGACGCACCGAGTTGGCCATGAGTGTCTTCGGACGCAGTTACGGCATCGACATCTCGGGGCGACTGTACAAGTACGGCAAGGAAATTCACGTCAAATCCGTCAGCGACGCCATTCATCACGGAATCGCGTATGCCACCGAGGACCGAAAGCGGTACGGCCTCAACCTGATCGACGACATCAAGCGCAACATCTCCACTGCGGCGCTCGACAAACTGGTGACCGGTGGTTTCGTCGACGACAACCAGGAGTACAAGGTCGCCGAGGGCTTTCGGAAGAGCATGAACATCAAGGCACCGAACGTCTCCGCCGTGGTCGGCAAGCTCTCCGGCGGCAATCAGCAGAAAGTCGTGCTGAGCAAGTGGATCTTCAGTGATCCCGATGTGCTCATCCTCGACGAACCGACGCGAGGAATCGACGTCGGCGCGAAGTTCGAAATCTATTCGATCATCAACGGTCTCGCCGACGCGGGCAAGGCAGTTCTGGTGATCTCCTCCGAGCTACCGGAACTGCTCGGGCTGTGCGACCGGATCTACGCGCTGTCCGCAGGCCGGATCACCGATGAGGTGACTCGCGAGGACGCGACACAGGAATCCCTCATGCATCTCATGACCCGTGGAACAGGAGTACTTCGATGA
- the chvE gene encoding multiple monosaccharide ABC transporter substrate-binding protein, with protein sequence MKFRHLPMAAAAVALAITVTACGSSTKTADVEPADGGSTAGALIGVTMPTKSSARWIADGDNLESALEGQGYKVDLQYAENDIPTQVNQIENQITQGAKLLIVASVDGTAITTQLQEAKDNGIGVIAYDRLIRNSPNVDYYATFDNYKVGVDQATSLLVGLGLKNEDGSDKADAPAGPLNIEVFAGSPDDNNATFFFDGAMETLQPYLDAGTLKIGSGESDFETAATLRWDPATAQKRMEDLLTKTYSSGQQVQGVLSPYDGLSIGILSALKSNGYGTAGQPYPIVTGQDAEVPSVKSIIADEQYSTIYKDTRQLAEVTIQMAQSMLDGQTPETNNTTDYDNGDKVVPAYLLQPEIVNKGNYEQLLVEGGYYTDDQLK encoded by the coding sequence ATGAAGTTTCGACATCTACCCATGGCCGCGGCCGCGGTGGCACTGGCCATCACGGTCACCGCATGCGGATCGAGCACCAAGACCGCAGACGTCGAGCCGGCCGACGGAGGGAGCACGGCAGGCGCACTGATCGGCGTGACGATGCCGACGAAGTCCTCGGCTCGATGGATCGCCGACGGAGACAACCTCGAGAGCGCGCTCGAGGGCCAGGGTTACAAGGTCGATCTGCAGTACGCCGAGAACGACATCCCCACTCAGGTCAACCAGATCGAGAACCAGATCACCCAGGGCGCAAAGCTTCTCATCGTGGCGTCGGTGGACGGCACGGCCATCACCACGCAGTTGCAGGAAGCCAAGGACAACGGCATCGGCGTCATCGCGTACGACCGCCTCATCCGCAACTCCCCCAACGTCGACTACTACGCGACGTTCGACAACTACAAGGTCGGCGTCGACCAGGCCACATCCTTGCTCGTCGGCCTCGGGCTGAAGAACGAGGACGGCTCGGACAAGGCCGACGCCCCCGCGGGCCCGCTGAACATCGAGGTCTTCGCCGGATCGCCGGACGACAACAACGCCACGTTCTTCTTCGACGGCGCGATGGAGACTCTGCAGCCGTACCTGGACGCCGGAACCCTGAAGATCGGCAGCGGCGAATCCGACTTCGAGACGGCCGCGACACTTCGCTGGGATCCGGCAACCGCACAGAAGCGCATGGAGGATCTGCTCACCAAGACGTACTCCTCGGGCCAGCAGGTGCAGGGCGTGCTCTCTCCGTACGACGGCCTGTCGATCGGAATCCTCTCCGCGCTCAAGAGCAACGGCTACGGTACGGCCGGTCAGCCGTACCCCATCGTCACCGGCCAGGACGCCGAGGTGCCGTCGGTGAAGTCGATCATCGCCGACGAGCAGTACTCCACGATCTACAAGGACACCCGCCAGCTGGCCGAGGTCACGATTCAGATGGCTCAGTCCATGCTCGACGGCCAGACGCCGGAGACGAACAACACGACGGACTACGACAACGGCGACAAGGTCGTTCCCGCGTACCTGCTGCAGCCCGAGATCGTCAACAAGGGCAACTACGAGCAGCTGCTGGTCGAAGGCGGCTACTACACCGACGATCAATTGAAGTGA
- the pruA gene encoding L-glutamate gamma-semialdehyde dehydrogenase has protein sequence MDAVTSVPTPTNEPVNTYAPGSPERARLRSRLGELRSSPVEIRQVIGGVHRQADGPVENVVEPHKHSSIIGSFTGATHQDVRDAIDAATAAAPAWRDLPFDERAAVFLRAADLLSGPWRERIAAATMLGQSKSAYQAEIDAPCELIDFWRFNVAFARQILAEQPVSAPGVWNRVEYRPLEGFVYAITPFNFTAIAGNLPTAPALMGNTVLWKPSPTQAVAAYLTLQLLEAAGLPPGVINLVLGDGPMVSEVALADPRLAGIHFTGSTATFQTLWREVGNNISNYNSYPRLVGETGGKDFIVAHSSADPDVLTTAMIRGAFDFQGQKCSAASRAFVPKSLWASMGDTFIEQVSALKYGDVTDLANYGGAVIDRKAFDRNAAALDRAKSVSSLTIAAGGTCDDSEGYFVAPTVLLGDDPTDEAFTTEYFGPILAVHVYDDAKPDAYAETLRTVDSGSKYALTGAVIATDRTAVEQAHAALRFAAGNFYVNDKPTGAVVGQQPFGGARASGTNDKAGSPQNLLRWSSARTVKETFVPPTTHGYPHQEGEGTR, from the coding sequence ATGGACGCCGTCACATCCGTCCCCACCCCCACCAACGAGCCGGTCAACACCTACGCCCCGGGTAGCCCGGAACGGGCCCGCTTGCGCAGCCGTCTGGGCGAGCTCCGGAGTTCCCCGGTGGAGATCCGTCAGGTCATCGGCGGCGTTCACCGACAGGCCGACGGCCCGGTCGAGAACGTCGTCGAACCGCACAAGCACTCGTCGATCATCGGCAGCTTCACCGGTGCCACCCACCAGGACGTGCGCGACGCCATCGACGCCGCAACGGCAGCAGCCCCCGCGTGGCGCGATCTCCCCTTCGACGAGCGCGCCGCGGTGTTCCTGCGGGCCGCCGATCTACTGTCCGGTCCGTGGCGCGAAAGAATCGCTGCTGCAACGATGCTCGGCCAGTCCAAGTCGGCATACCAGGCGGAGATCGATGCACCCTGCGAGCTGATCGACTTCTGGCGGTTCAACGTCGCGTTCGCTCGGCAGATTCTCGCCGAGCAGCCGGTCTCGGCACCGGGAGTGTGGAATCGCGTCGAATACCGTCCGCTCGAGGGCTTCGTCTACGCCATCACCCCCTTCAACTTCACCGCCATCGCAGGCAACCTCCCCACCGCACCTGCGCTGATGGGCAACACCGTGCTGTGGAAGCCCTCGCCCACCCAGGCAGTGGCCGCGTATCTGACACTCCAGTTGCTCGAAGCTGCAGGTCTGCCACCGGGGGTGATCAACCTGGTTCTCGGCGACGGGCCGATGGTATCCGAAGTGGCCCTTGCCGATCCGCGTCTGGCCGGGATCCATTTCACCGGGTCCACGGCGACATTCCAGACGCTGTGGCGCGAGGTGGGCAACAACATCTCGAACTACAACTCGTATCCACGGCTCGTGGGCGAGACCGGCGGCAAGGACTTCATCGTCGCGCACAGCTCCGCCGATCCGGATGTGCTGACCACCGCCATGATTCGCGGCGCGTTCGACTTCCAGGGACAGAAGTGCTCGGCAGCGTCCCGGGCCTTCGTACCGAAATCGCTGTGGGCTTCGATGGGCGACACGTTCATCGAGCAGGTCTCGGCGCTGAAGTACGGTGACGTGACCGACCTGGCCAACTACGGCGGAGCCGTCATCGACCGAAAGGCGTTCGACCGCAACGCAGCTGCTCTCGATCGAGCGAAGTCCGTCTCGAGCCTGACCATCGCCGCCGGTGGTACCTGCGACGACTCGGAGGGGTACTTCGTCGCCCCCACCGTCCTTCTCGGCGACGATCCCACCGACGAGGCCTTCACCACCGAGTACTTCGGCCCCATCCTTGCCGTGCACGTGTACGACGACGCCAAGCCCGACGCCTATGCCGAAACGCTGCGCACCGTCGACTCCGGATCGAAGTACGCATTGACCGGAGCGGTCATCGCCACCGATCGCACCGCCGTCGAACAAGCCCATGCGGCATTGCGATTCGCCGCCGGGAACTTCTACGTCAACGACAAACCGACCGGCGCAGTGGTGGGACAGCAACCGTTCGGCGGAGCCCGCGCCTCGGGCACCAACGACAAGGCGGGATCGCCGCAGAACCTGCTGCGATGGTCCTCGGCCCGCACCGTGAAGGAAACGTTCGTCCCGCCGACCACTCACGGCTACCCGCATCAGGAAGGTGAGGGCACGCGATGA